In Populus trichocarpa isolate Nisqually-1 chromosome 12, P.trichocarpa_v4.1, whole genome shotgun sequence, a genomic segment contains:
- the LOC7484711 gene encoding uncharacterized protein LOC7484711, whose translation MMEASEPEARQMFPVKEFVHGSETSNGLSMYPATTLGEDDNFTNGRMLSSSSSSCSSSSGDSFELDADEISKSHAGDIGVPKHSVNAQVPLEDHDNDIPVSSVPWQEQSPSHAHTLTSNDGSATQFPPTQVMERTADSNPSAAFRIPSSVFARTISNTRMEWSDASTESLFSIYMGNMSFTRDHQNWLGKSGELGFPGDSTPLIDHSSNQPPSNHHPVNKSTEVGPKKSNVNEYLGETDQPKAAETMRRVVKEDKEDGNKERSLAKGSLHSASLSRLSDASGASIKSFAFPILTGDDKSYSLSHKQYPSSSRHQSQPQTPKAAQSPRAQLEPKLFSEPEPEPEPEPLPKANLNVAPGKWFSCVPCCSFCS comes from the exons ATGATGGAAGCTTCAGAGCCTGAAGCAAGACAGATGTTTCCAGTTAAGGAATTTGTACATGGGAGTGAAACTAGTAATGGTTTGAGTATGTATCCTGCCACCACTCTCGGTGAAGATGATAATTTTACCAATGGCAGAATGTTAAGCTCCTCGTCCTCCTCGTGCTCTTCTTCATCTGGAGACTCTTTTGAGTTGGATGCAGATGAAATCAGCAAGTCCCATGCAGGTGATATTGGGGTTCCTAAACATAGCGTAAACGCTCAAGTTCCTTTGGAGGACCATGACAATGACATTCCGGTAAGCTCTGTGCCCTGGCAAGAACAATCACCTAGTCATGCTCATACATTGACATCCAATGATGGTTCGGCAACGCAGTTTCCTCCAACACAGGTGATGGAGCGAACTGCTGATTCAAATCCCTCTGCCGCTTTTAGGATTCCTTCTTCTGTATTTGCTAGAACTATATCCAATACTCGAATGGAATGGAGTGATGCTTCCACTGAGTCATTGTTCAGTATTTATATGGGGAATATGAGCTTCACAAGAGACCACCAAAACTGGTTGGGTAAATCCGGAGAGCTAGGCTTTCCTGGTGATTCTACGCCGTTGATTGATCACTCAAGCAACCAACCTCCAAGTAATCACCATCCAGTTAATAAATCAACAGAGGTTGGACCAAAGAAATCAAATGTCAATGAGTACCTTGGTGAAACTGATCAACCAAAAGCTGCTGAAACAATGAGGCGAGTTgtaaaagaggacaaagaagATGGAAACAAAGAGAGGTCTCTTGCCAAAGGATCACTTCATTCTGCTAGCCTTTCTCGTCTTTCAGATGCAAGTGGGGCAAGTATCAAATCTTTTGCATTTCCAAT TTTGACAGGGGATGATAAAAGTTATTCACTATCTCATAAGCAATATCCATCATCATCACGGCACCAGTCACAGCCGCAAACTCCTAAAGCAGCTCAATCACCTCGGGCACAGCTAGAGCCAAAGCTGTTCTCAGAGCCAGAGCCAGAGCCAGAGCCAGAGCCATTGCCAAAAGCAAATCTAAATGTGGCTCCGGGTAAATGGTTCTCCTGTGTTCCGTGTTGCTCGTTCTGTTCTTGA